The following are encoded together in the Drosophila sechellia strain sech25 chromosome 3R, ASM438219v1, whole genome shotgun sequence genome:
- the LOC6607783 gene encoding bolA-like protein DDB_G0274169 codes for MLNFTLRRLTGVSIRNLNQLTPTISSLGQILPRATMSQEAGQYPPIESAMRKALNTELKPVYLEVINESPQHNVPKRSESHFRVFVVSEKFNDLTLIKRHRLVNDTVKNALKAAGFEFMHALSIEAKTPKQWEPEQEPEKSPPCLGGHGK; via the exons ATGTTAAATTTCACTCTTCGCCGACTCACTGGAGTTTCCATCCGAAACCTGAATCAACTGACACCCACAATCAGCAGCCTAGGACAGATCCTCCCCAGAGCCACTATGTCGCAGGAGGCGGGACAGTATCCGCCCATCGAGTCTGCCATGCGAAAAGCACTTAACACGGAGCTGAAGCCGGTATACCTGGAGGTCATTAACGAATCGCCCCAGCACAATGTTCCCAAGCGTTCGGAGTCTCACTTTCGTGTGTTCGTCGTCTCGGAGAAGTTCAACGATCTGACGCTCATCAAG cGCCACCGATTGGTTAATGACACGGTAAAGAATGCCCTAAAGGCAGCAGGCTTCGAGTTCATGCACGCCCTGTCCATTGAGGCCAAGACGCCCAAGCAGTGGGAACCGGAGCAGGAGCCGGAGAAGAGTCCACCGTGCCTGGGAGGCCACGGCAAGTAA